A single window of Synechococcus sp. C9 DNA harbors:
- a CDS encoding chemotaxis protein CheW yields MVDAVAGFWDGSGERAADQGIGVQGELYLRFVLSSGEEFALPAMGVQEVAAMSPDRISSVPNVPPVVMGAYNWRGQVIWIGDLGQFLGLPPLNTNRPELSVIVVTDQGVTCGLAIDRVVGAEFLDPRQLRPPLSGEDRPQGKLLVQGEWLLADGTVVRLLEPQALVAPHLWHTVA; encoded by the coding sequence ATGGTGGATGCTGTTGCTGGTTTTTGGGATGGGTCCGGGGAACGTGCCGCTGACCAGGGCATCGGGGTGCAGGGGGAGCTATACCTGCGGTTTGTCTTGTCCTCTGGGGAAGAATTTGCCCTGCCGGCGATGGGGGTGCAGGAGGTGGCGGCGATGAGTCCTGACCGGATCAGTAGTGTGCCGAATGTGCCGCCGGTGGTGATGGGTGCCTACAACTGGCGGGGGCAGGTGATTTGGATAGGCGATTTGGGGCAATTTTTGGGGCTCCCCCCTTTGAATACCAACCGACCGGAACTTTCCGTGATTGTGGTGACGGATCAGGGGGTGACCTGTGGGTTAGCCATTGACCGGGTGGTGGGAGCCGAGTTCCTTGACCCCCGGCAGTTGCGCCCCCCCTTGAGTGGAGAAGACCGCCCCCAGGGCAAATTGCTGGTCCAGGGGGAATGGCTCCTCGCCGACGGGACGGTGGTGCGGTTGCTCGAACCCCAAGCCTTAGTCGCTCCGCACCTGTGGCATACCGTTGCGTGA
- a CDS encoding response regulator, translated as MATVLVVEDQKAQREMMVSLLEQDGWEVLAAGDGDEALAMVQGGQIPDVVVMDVVMPRMNGYQLVRQLREYPQTKQVPVLMCSSKGETFDKHWGLKQGADAYIVKPFEPQDLLGTVRHLLRTPKG; from the coding sequence ATGGCAACCGTGTTGGTGGTCGAAGACCAAAAGGCACAGCGGGAGATGATGGTTTCCCTGCTGGAACAGGATGGCTGGGAGGTTCTCGCCGCCGGGGATGGGGATGAAGCCCTGGCGATGGTACAGGGGGGGCAAATTCCCGATGTGGTGGTGATGGATGTGGTCATGCCCCGCATGAATGGCTACCAATTGGTGCGGCAGTTGCGGGAGTATCCCCAAACAAAACAGGTGCCGGTGTTGATGTGTTCCTCTAAGGGGGAAACTTTTGATAAGCATTGGGGTTTGAAACAGGGGGCGGATGCCTACATTGTCAAACCCTTTGAACCGCAAGACCTTTTGGGTACGGTCCGCCATCTTTTACGAACCCCCAAAGGATAG
- a CDS encoding BMC domain-containing protein, with protein sequence MNLGASRPAHPYQSMALGLVATQSFPALVGTADMMLKSAGVHLVGYEKTGGGYCTAVVRGDIASVRLAVQAGVETAEAFGQYVSSLVLPRPLANLELVLPISPSMAVLARLGTPDPEGGQAVGLLETRGFPALVGAADAMLKAADVHLVGYDQIGAGLCTVILRGRVADVTIAIDAGMEAASRIGELHAIMVIPRPLEDLVHTLPQTASPLQELQPLQLPLAMTQRVGELVEVVAQEG encoded by the coding sequence ATGAATTTGGGTGCCAGTCGGCCTGCCCATCCCTATCAATCGATGGCGCTGGGGTTGGTGGCGACCCAGAGTTTCCCCGCCCTGGTGGGGACTGCGGACATGATGCTCAAATCCGCCGGGGTGCATCTGGTGGGCTACGAAAAAACTGGCGGCGGCTACTGTACGGCGGTGGTGCGGGGGGATATTGCCTCGGTGCGTTTGGCGGTGCAGGCGGGGGTGGAGACGGCGGAAGCCTTTGGCCAGTACGTTTCCAGTTTGGTATTGCCCCGGCCTTTGGCGAATTTAGAACTGGTTTTACCCATCAGCCCCAGTATGGCGGTTTTGGCTCGGCTGGGAACCCCTGACCCAGAGGGAGGACAGGCGGTGGGGTTGTTGGAAACCCGGGGTTTTCCCGCTTTGGTGGGTGCCGCCGATGCCATGCTCAAAGCCGCCGATGTGCATTTGGTGGGCTATGACCAGATTGGGGCGGGGCTGTGTACCGTTATTTTGCGGGGGCGGGTGGCGGATGTAACGATTGCCATTGATGCGGGGATGGAGGCGGCGAGTCGGATTGGGGAATTGCACGCCATTATGGTCATTCCGCGTCCCCTGGAGGATTTGGTGCATACTTTGCCCCAGACCGCCAGCCCCCTGCAGGAATTGCAACCCCTGCAATTGCCCTTAGCCATGACCCAACGGGTGGGGGAATTGGTGGAGGTGGTGGCTCAGGAGGGTTGA
- a CDS encoding FkbM family methyltransferase: MINTSFLKKILTFTPLLGNFVSKYNTLREKYNKLREEHDNLREEYKKRQEEIKQLVGIMTKADSIHSYLLYPGFDQAQLLVTLTGEPYQLSDFNNCLKFLKNNHWITPEKSIFLDIGANIGSMSIYAIASGAFTQAIAVEPSSLNFQFLQWNIKINNLENKIQPIQCGLADFLGVRNIICSPYNCGDFRMSSSSDKNSNNLYHEEQFTTEQVPFSTLDCLSDQYNIAPEKIGWICIDCQGSEGLIFKGGQEFLQKASAPIYVEFWPYGINRLGCCEEYFDFIIQYPAEIFRWVDNQPELITLDFLKNFYAENVQTTLHLDILLLPARN; encoded by the coding sequence ATGATCAACACATCCTTCCTTAAAAAAATTCTAACCTTTACCCCTCTGCTCGGTAATTTTGTTAGCAAATATAACACACTTCGGGAAAAATATAACAAACTGCGGGAGGAACATGACAACTTACGGGAGGAATATAAGAAACGTCAGGAAGAAATAAAACAATTGGTTGGGATAATGACTAAAGCTGATTCAATTCATTCTTACCTGTTATATCCGGGCTTTGATCAGGCTCAACTTCTTGTCACCCTCACTGGTGAGCCTTATCAGTTGTCAGACTTTAATAATTGCTTAAAATTCCTAAAAAATAATCACTGGATTACTCCTGAAAAAAGTATCTTTTTAGATATTGGTGCCAATATTGGTTCCATGTCTATTTATGCGATTGCCAGTGGAGCTTTTACCCAAGCAATTGCTGTTGAACCTTCTTCCCTTAACTTTCAATTCCTGCAATGGAATATTAAAATTAACAATTTAGAGAATAAAATTCAGCCAATTCAGTGTGGATTAGCGGACTTCCTGGGAGTAAGAAATATAATATGTAGCCCCTACAATTGTGGGGATTTTCGGATGTCTTCAAGCTCTGATAAAAATTCAAACAATCTCTATCACGAAGAGCAATTTACTACTGAGCAAGTTCCTTTTTCGACCCTAGATTGCTTATCCGATCAGTATAATATAGCACCTGAAAAAATTGGTTGGATTTGTATAGACTGCCAAGGTAGTGAAGGGTTGATTTTTAAGGGAGGTCAAGAGTTTTTGCAGAAAGCGAGTGCGCCCATTTACGTTGAATTTTGGCCCTATGGAATTAATCGTCTAGGTTGTTGTGAAGAGTATTTTGATTTTATTATTCAATACCCGGCAGAAATTTTTCGGTGGGTGGACAATCAACCGGAACTAATTACCCTAGATTTTCTCAAAAATTTTTACGCAGAAAATGTACAAACGACTTTACACTTAGATATATTGCTATTACCAGCTAGAAATTAA
- a CDS encoding extracellular solute-binding protein translates to MVGQRAWSRRAILAAGMGVLVGCTATNPASALRIEVLKNSLPSLWWRRFRRRYPLELHMRPQLPDLYAQLAQPDPPNLLTLGLAWLDLARKAQRLAPLDPNLLTRWGELPPQWQGVSQSEGQLWWVPYRWGTTVLAYRRDQLDWQPQTWDDLERPALYQRVSAIAQFRELLAISFIRLGLSINTPAPWPIADLKAQIQALHRQIRLYSDQHYIQPLVLGDVAMAVGWSSDLLPVAQRYPQIQVVVPPGGGVIWADGWVLPQGQSPTEPVKAWLNFSWEPPQLESLTAQGFAWSPFAPQLKQYEFFLPMDAATQAEYQSLRQWWVTLPPMA, encoded by the coding sequence ATGGTAGGGCAACGGGCTTGGTCACGACGGGCAATATTGGCGGCTGGAATGGGTGTGCTGGTCGGTTGTACCGCTACCAACCCGGCTTCTGCCCTGCGGATAGAGGTGTTGAAAAATTCCCTGCCCTCCCTGTGGTGGCGACGGTTTCGCCGCCGTTATCCCTTGGAACTGCACATGCGTCCCCAACTCCCCGACCTATACGCCCAATTAGCCCAGCCCGACCCGCCCAACCTGCTGACCCTGGGGTTGGCTTGGTTAGACCTGGCTCGCAAAGCGCAACGTTTGGCCCCCCTTGACCCCAACCTCTTGACCCGCTGGGGGGAACTGCCGCCCCAATGGCAGGGGGTGAGCCAGTCCGAGGGACAACTCTGGTGGGTGCCCTACCGCTGGGGGACGACGGTGCTGGCCTACCGCCGGGATCAATTGGACTGGCAACCCCAAACCTGGGACGACCTGGAGCGACCCGCCCTGTACCAACGGGTGAGTGCCATTGCCCAGTTCCGAGAATTGTTAGCCATTAGTTTCATCCGCCTGGGGCTATCCATCAATACCCCGGCACCCTGGCCCATCGCTGACCTGAAAGCCCAAATTCAAGCCCTGCATCGGCAGATACGTTTGTATAGCGACCAGCATTACATTCAACCCCTGGTGCTGGGGGATGTGGCCATGGCCGTGGGCTGGTCAAGTGACTTGCTTCCCGTCGCCCAGCGTTACCCCCAGATTCAGGTGGTGGTGCCACCCGGAGGCGGTGTGATTTGGGCAGATGGGTGGGTGCTCCCCCAGGGGCAATCCCCGACCGAACCGGTCAAGGCTTGGTTGAATTTTAGCTGGGAACCGCCACAGCTTGAGAGTTTGACCGCCCAAGGGTTCGCCTGGTCCCCGTTTGCCCCCCAGCTCAAACAGTACGAATTTTTCCTACCTATGGATGCGGCCACCCAGGCAGAGTACCAATCCCTTCGCCAGTGGTGGGTCACCCTCCCCCCGATGGCATGA
- a CDS encoding ABC transporter substrate-binding protein, which yields MRRRVGLLGLGALGLTACNRPQAPAVITQPRVRWRLATSWPTALDTLFGGVRALAEQVKQLTDGRFTLTPFAAGEIVPGLQVLDAVRSGTVEAGHTASYYYLGQNPALVFGTGLPFGLTAQQQNAWWYAGGGLAAMQSLYQDFGVINFPAGNTGAQMGGWFRREVVNLSDLQGLKMRLPGLGGKVMAQMGVNVQVLPGSELFLALERGALDAAEWVGPYDDQRLGLPRAARYYYYPGWWEPGPSVELLINRRAWEQLPRSYQNALEQAAQSMNLAMLSQYEARNQTALQALVAGDTQLRRYSDDILQTAWQVTQDLLADQSRQSPAFQKIYQPWQKFQKDSLNWGKTDALSTIQRFLAP from the coding sequence ATGCGACGACGGGTTGGCCTCCTGGGATTGGGGGCACTAGGACTCACCGCCTGCAATCGCCCCCAGGCACCAGCGGTCATTACCCAGCCCCGGGTGCGTTGGCGTTTGGCGACCAGTTGGCCGACCGCCCTGGATACCCTGTTTGGGGGGGTGCGCGCCCTGGCGGAGCAGGTGAAACAACTGACGGATGGACGGTTTACCCTCACCCCCTTTGCCGCTGGGGAAATTGTGCCGGGTTTGCAGGTGTTGGATGCGGTGCGTTCCGGCACGGTGGAGGCAGGGCACACGGCCAGCTACTATTACCTGGGGCAAAATCCGGCTTTGGTGTTTGGAACTGGCTTACCCTTTGGTCTCACCGCCCAACAGCAAAATGCCTGGTGGTACGCCGGGGGGGGGTTGGCGGCGATGCAGTCCCTGTATCAGGATTTTGGCGTTATTAATTTCCCGGCGGGGAATACGGGTGCCCAGATGGGGGGGTGGTTTCGGCGGGAGGTGGTCAACCTCAGTGACCTGCAGGGCTTAAAAATGCGTTTGCCCGGTTTGGGGGGCAAGGTGATGGCGCAGATGGGGGTGAATGTGCAGGTTTTGCCGGGGAGTGAATTGTTTTTAGCCTTGGAACGGGGTGCCCTGGATGCGGCGGAATGGGTCGGACCCTATGATGACCAGCGGTTGGGTTTGCCCCGGGCGGCGCGTTACTATTACTATCCCGGTTGGTGGGAGCCGGGACCAAGTGTGGAACTGCTGATCAACCGGCGGGCGTGGGAGCAACTGCCCAGGAGTTACCAAAATGCCCTGGAACAGGCGGCACAGTCTATGAATCTCGCCATGCTCTCCCAGTACGAAGCCCGCAACCAAACCGCCCTGCAAGCCCTTGTTGCCGGGGATACCCAACTGCGGCGGTACAGTGATGACATTCTCCAAACCGCTTGGCAGGTGACCCAAGACCTTCTCGCCGACCAGAGTCGCCAATCCCCCGCTTTCCAAAAAATCTACCAACCCTGGCAAAAATTTCAAAAAGATAGCCTGAACTGGGGCAAAACCGATGCCTTGAGTACGATTCAACGGTTTTTGGCTCCCTAA
- a CDS encoding pyridoxal phosphate-dependent aminotransferase — MLSERILQVQPSATLEITARARAMRAAGEDVCSFAAGEPDFDTPAFIREAVKTALDQGKTRYGPAAGELVLRRAIAEKFRQDNGLSYTPEQILVTNGCKQALYNLIQVMIQPGDEVLIPAPYWVSYPEMVRLAGGRPVVIPTERATGYKLTPEQLAEAVTPRSRLLILNSPNNPTGAVYQREELQALAEAILRHDLWVISDEIYEKLVYDGAEHLSIAALGEEIYARTLVCNGFAKAYAMTGWRVGYGAGSPEIIAAAANLQGHSTSNVCTFAQYGALAALQGPQAELHRMRQVFGERRRLMCDALAQMPGLGLAPPAGAFYIWVDIRATGLNSVQFCQQVLEQYQVALVPGRAFGDDQHVRLSYATDHTTIAKGMARLAQYLGHLAPLSVGDGKR; from the coding sequence GTGTTATCCGAACGTATCTTGCAGGTGCAACCCTCCGCCACGCTGGAAATTACCGCCCGGGCGAGGGCGATGCGTGCCGCCGGTGAGGATGTGTGTAGTTTTGCCGCTGGGGAACCGGACTTTGATACCCCCGCATTTATTCGGGAAGCAGTCAAAACCGCTTTGGATCAGGGCAAAACCCGCTACGGGCCAGCGGCGGGGGAACTGGTATTGCGGCGGGCGATTGCTGAGAAATTTCGGCAAGACAATGGTCTGAGTTACACACCGGAGCAGATTTTGGTCACCAATGGGTGCAAACAAGCCCTGTACAACCTGATACAGGTGATGATCCAACCGGGGGATGAGGTGCTGATCCCCGCCCCCTACTGGGTGAGTTACCCGGAGATGGTGCGCTTGGCTGGGGGGCGACCGGTGGTGATCCCGACGGAGCGGGCAACCGGCTATAAACTCACCCCGGAGCAATTGGCAGAGGCGGTGACCCCCCGCAGTCGCTTGCTGATTCTCAATTCCCCCAACAATCCCACCGGGGCGGTGTACCAACGGGAGGAATTGCAGGCGTTAGCTGAGGCGATCCTGCGCCATGACCTGTGGGTGATCAGCGATGAAATTTACGAAAAATTGGTCTATGACGGGGCGGAACACCTGAGTATTGCCGCCCTTGGGGAGGAAATTTACGCCCGTACCCTGGTGTGCAATGGCTTTGCCAAAGCCTACGCCATGACCGGGTGGCGGGTGGGGTATGGAGCCGGATCGCCTGAAATTATCGCTGCCGCCGCCAATCTCCAGGGGCATAGTACATCGAATGTTTGTACATTTGCCCAGTATGGAGCCTTAGCCGCCCTGCAAGGTCCCCAGGCGGAATTGCACCGGATGCGGCAGGTGTTTGGCGAACGGCGGCGGTTGATGTGCGATGCACTGGCGCAGATGCCCGGTTTGGGGTTGGCACCACCGGCGGGGGCATTTTATATCTGGGTGGACATTCGGGCGACCGGGTTAAATTCCGTCCAATTTTGCCAGCAGGTGCTGGAGCAATATCAGGTGGCACTGGTGCCGGGGCGAGCCTTTGGGGATGACCAACACGTGCGGTTATCCTACGCCACCGACCACACCACGATTGCCAAGGGCATGGCGCGGTTGGCACAGTACCTCGGTCATTTAGCCCCGCTGTCGGTGGGGGATGGGAAGCGGTAA
- the psb29 gene encoding photosystem II biogenesis protein Psp29, which yields MKYGLSEGTAPVPPIPTVADTKRAFYQYHPRPIHSVYQRVVEELLVEMHLLQVNVGYRYHPLYALGVVTSFDTLMAHYTPTAHRDSIFQALCRALNHDPETLRADAQRLKNLAQGEGGTALRAWLAQPEAPLSADDPLQRELQSWLTPPPPKYSRLVGIGLLTLVQCVLPQQEEQWLSAVQTLARALNLNGEKVERDLDLYRSTLERLTQAQAVLADILKGGKAKNPALPEVPAS from the coding sequence ATGAAATACGGTTTGTCCGAAGGAACTGCTCCCGTGCCCCCGATTCCCACTGTTGCTGATACAAAACGGGCTTTTTATCAATACCATCCCCGCCCGATCCACTCGGTGTACCAGCGGGTGGTGGAGGAATTGTTGGTGGAGATGCACCTGCTCCAGGTGAATGTGGGGTATCGCTATCATCCCCTGTACGCCCTGGGGGTGGTGACCAGTTTTGATACCCTGATGGCGCACTACACCCCGACGGCGCATCGGGACTCGATTTTTCAAGCCCTTTGTCGGGCGTTGAACCACGACCCGGAGACCCTGCGGGCGGATGCCCAGCGGTTAAAAAACCTGGCGCAAGGGGAGGGAGGGACTGCCCTGCGGGCTTGGTTGGCACAACCGGAGGCACCCTTGTCTGCCGATGACCCCCTGCAAAGGGAACTGCAAAGCTGGCTGACCCCGCCCCCGCCCAAATACAGCCGGTTGGTGGGGATTGGTTTGCTGACCCTGGTGCAGTGCGTGTTGCCCCAGCAAGAGGAACAATGGCTGTCCGCCGTGCAAACCCTGGCGCGGGCCTTAAATTTGAATGGGGAAAAAGTGGAGCGGGATTTAGACCTCTACCGCAGTACCCTGGAACGACTCACCCAGGCGCAGGCGGTCTTAGCGGACATCCTCAAAGGCGGCAAGGCGAAAAACCCTGCCCTACCGGAAGTCCCTGCCTCGTGA
- the rbfA gene encoding 30S ribosome-binding factor RbfA, giving the protein MATSRRVERVAELIKREISQLLLSGIKDDRVGQGLVSVTAVEVSGDLQHAQVYVSIFGSPAVRAQTMAGLESATGYVRTVLGQRVRLRRTPEVVFREDTSLERGSRVIALLNQIRQNQTPKEGDSLPS; this is encoded by the coding sequence ATGGCTACCAGTCGGCGGGTCGAACGGGTTGCAGAACTGATCAAGCGGGAAATCAGCCAGCTTTTGCTCAGCGGCATTAAAGATGACCGGGTGGGGCAGGGCTTGGTGAGTGTGACAGCGGTGGAGGTGTCCGGGGATTTGCAACACGCCCAGGTGTATGTCAGCATCTTTGGCTCCCCAGCCGTCCGGGCGCAAACCATGGCGGGGCTGGAATCCGCTACGGGCTATGTACGCACGGTTTTGGGGCAACGGGTGCGCCTGCGTCGTACGCCAGAGGTGGTGTTTCGGGAAGATACATCCCTGGAGCGGGGCAGTCGGGTGATTGCCCTGTTGAACCAAATCCGGCAAAATCAAACCCCCAAGGAAGGGGACTCCCTGCCCAGTTAA
- a CDS encoding SinI family restriction endonuclease: MSMNFHSLISTSDEENFLQIFKDAFSGQNKQFLEAHDTILRACYRNPQLAPTTKKAKTPEELAKVWLEKYENGYKNRISRRISQLPHTVADPIVNTIINARLTGLTTEHLEQIKYAHRLSMSAENILGLLLEEFLADKLARYGWFCCWGESIRHVDFCNVDGSLLQVKNRSNSENSSSSRVRINQPIEKWYRVDAVNGNYQWSYWQRKYNNDDDFSEEKFIGFIQQVLQRNPCALAVEADNYWKSISEHSEQTQS; this comes from the coding sequence ATGTCTATGAACTTCCATAGCCTTATCAGCACTTCTGATGAGGAAAACTTTTTACAGATTTTTAAGGATGCTTTCTCTGGACAGAATAAGCAGTTTCTGGAAGCGCACGACACTATTCTCAGGGCTTGTTACAGAAATCCCCAACTTGCTCCAACCACAAAAAAGGCTAAAACTCCAGAAGAGTTAGCCAAGGTTTGGTTAGAGAAGTATGAAAACGGCTATAAAAATAGAATTTCACGACGCATATCACAACTTCCCCACACAGTTGCTGATCCAATTGTCAATACAATCATCAATGCTCGATTAACAGGACTAACTACAGAGCATCTTGAACAAATCAAATATGCCCACAGGTTGTCAATGTCTGCCGAGAATATTTTGGGATTACTTTTAGAAGAATTTTTAGCTGATAAATTGGCTAGATATGGCTGGTTTTGTTGTTGGGGAGAGTCAATTCGCCATGTGGATTTTTGTAATGTTGATGGTTCTCTCTTGCAGGTCAAAAACCGCAGTAACTCGGAAAATAGTTCGTCTTCTCGGGTAAGAATTAACCAGCCCATTGAAAAGTGGTATCGGGTTGATGCTGTAAATGGTAACTATCAATGGTCTTATTGGCAACGTAAATATAATAACGATGATGACTTTTCTGAAGAAAAATTTATTGGTTTTATTCAGCAAGTTTTACAAAGAAATCCCTGTGCTTTAGCCGTTGAAGCAGACAACTATTGGAAAAGCATATCTGAACACTCAGAGCAAACTCAAAGTTAA
- a CDS encoding DNA cytosine methyltransferase — MVTEYLSVKETSEILNCSEQYVRQLLRYGEISGERISSRWIVASESVQSYRVKGENRSLKIPDHGRRSFSKPELKALSFFSGCMGLDLGLEKEGIQVLLACEIDPAARQTIEINRPDMALIGDIRDYSATEIRAYAGLSSTDEIDVIVGGPPCQAFSSAGKRQGFNDERGNVFLRFVDLIIELKPRFAVIENVRGLLSAPLKHRPHEMRGKNFPPLSQDERRGGALLLIIQKLQDAGYGVSFNLYNSANFGAPQQRERLIIACSRDGVKLPYLTPTHSEKELYGLPKWKTLREALAGLPKDGHHFVKFPEKRLKYYRLLKPGQYWRDLPEELHQEALGTSYHAGGGKTGFYRRLAWDKPAPTLVTHPAMPATDLAHPEEDRPLSIEEYKRIQEFPDDWMIAGTLLDQYRQVGNAVPCSLGRAIARMLLTHLRGEEPRIYPDFPYSRYHNTDDVSWLKEMGYRDEALTKQLTLSLL; from the coding sequence ATGGTTACCGAATACCTCTCTGTAAAAGAAACCTCTGAAATCTTAAACTGCTCAGAGCAATATGTACGCCAGCTACTTCGGTATGGCGAAATCAGCGGGGAAAGGATTAGTAGTCGGTGGATTGTAGCATCAGAATCTGTGCAGAGCTACCGTGTTAAAGGAGAGAATAGAAGCCTAAAAATCCCTGATCATGGGCGACGCTCGTTCAGCAAACCTGAGCTAAAAGCCTTGAGTTTTTTTTCTGGCTGTATGGGTCTGGATTTGGGGCTAGAAAAAGAAGGCATCCAAGTACTCCTTGCTTGTGAAATTGATCCCGCCGCTCGACAAACGATTGAGATCAATCGACCAGACATGGCATTGATTGGGGATATTCGGGATTACTCAGCCACAGAAATTCGAGCGTATGCAGGACTGAGTTCAACTGATGAGATTGATGTAATTGTTGGCGGACCACCGTGTCAAGCCTTTAGCAGTGCAGGCAAGCGCCAAGGATTCAACGATGAACGAGGCAATGTTTTCTTAAGGTTCGTTGACTTAATCATTGAACTTAAACCCAGATTTGCGGTGATTGAGAATGTCAGGGGATTACTGTCTGCGCCATTAAAACATCGACCCCATGAAATGAGAGGCAAAAATTTTCCACCATTATCCCAAGATGAACGAAGAGGCGGTGCATTGCTTCTCATTATTCAAAAATTACAAGATGCAGGATATGGCGTTTCTTTCAACCTCTATAACTCAGCTAATTTTGGAGCACCTCAGCAAAGAGAAAGACTGATCATTGCTTGTAGTCGTGATGGTGTAAAACTGCCCTATCTCACCCCCACTCATTCCGAAAAAGAATTATATGGTCTGCCCAAATGGAAGACTTTACGAGAGGCTTTAGCAGGTCTGCCTAAGGATGGACATCATTTTGTCAAGTTTCCAGAAAAACGGCTCAAGTATTATAGATTACTGAAACCAGGGCAATACTGGCGGGACTTGCCAGAAGAGCTGCATCAAGAGGCACTGGGAACTTCCTATCATGCGGGAGGAGGTAAAACGGGTTTTTACCGCAGGTTGGCTTGGGATAAACCAGCCCCTACCTTGGTCACTCATCCCGCTATGCCTGCCACAGATTTAGCTCACCCAGAAGAGGATAGACCCCTTAGCATTGAGGAATATAAGCGCATTCAAGAATTTCCAGATGATTGGATGATTGCAGGTACTTTACTCGATCAATATCGGCAAGTGGGTAATGCCGTTCCTTGCTCTCTAGGAAGAGCGATTGCGAGAATGTTATTAACCCATCTAAGGGGTGAAGAGCCTAGAATATATCCCGATTTCCCCTACTCCCGCTACCACAATACTGATGATGTCAGTTGGCTGAAGGAGATGGGTTATAGAGATGAAGCATTAACTAAACAATTAACTTTGAGTTTGCTCTGA
- a CDS encoding M48 family metallopeptidase produces the protein MGEKRRLLGLRAEQFRHPWDREATQALQQVPGLDGLLRLTLGTAAQEWFYLENMATGVQVGWNQLPWLYELLQEACQILDMDVPYLYLRQNPQPNAYTLAIRGDKPFIVLHTSLMELLTPAEIQAVIAHELGHLKCEHGVYLTLANLLVLGVAQIPTWGMWLAQGLQTSLLQWLRCAELSCDRAALLVAQEPQVVVQVLMKLAGGSPSLAHQLDGQAFLAQARAYDQRGWSWLKTPRTLPLTHPLPVLRAQEIDRWSQSPAYQRLVAGKEN, from the coding sequence GTGGGCGAAAAACGGCGTTTATTAGGTTTGCGGGCAGAGCAATTCCGCCACCCTTGGGACCGGGAAGCCACCCAAGCCTTGCAACAAGTTCCCGGACTGGATGGGTTACTGCGGTTGACCCTGGGGACAGCGGCACAGGAATGGTTTTACTTGGAAAATATGGCGACTGGGGTGCAGGTAGGATGGAATCAACTGCCCTGGCTGTACGAATTACTACAGGAAGCCTGCCAAATTTTAGACATGGATGTGCCCTACCTGTACCTGCGGCAAAATCCCCAGCCCAATGCCTACACCCTCGCCATTCGGGGGGATAAACCCTTTATCGTTTTGCATACCAGCCTGATGGAACTGCTCACGCCTGCCGAAATCCAGGCGGTGATTGCCCACGAATTGGGACATTTGAAGTGTGAACATGGGGTGTATTTGACCCTCGCTAACCTCTTGGTTTTAGGGGTCGCCCAGATTCCCACTTGGGGGATGTGGTTGGCGCAGGGACTACAGACATCGTTATTACAATGGTTGCGCTGTGCCGAGTTGAGTTGTGACCGCGCCGCCCTGTTGGTCGCCCAGGAACCCCAGGTGGTGGTGCAGGTATTGATGAAATTAGCCGGGGGTTCCCCCTCATTGGCGCACCAATTAGATGGGCAGGCATTTCTCGCCCAAGCCCGTGCCTACGACCAGCGGGGGTGGAGTTGGCTGAAAACCCCCCGCACCTTGCCCCTGACCCATCCCCTACCGGTATTGCGGGCACAGGAGATTGACCGCTGGAGCCAAAGCCCCGCCTATCAACGGTTGGTGGCAGGCAAAGAAAATTAG